In Canis lupus dingo isolate Sandy chromosome 27, ASM325472v2, whole genome shotgun sequence, one genomic interval encodes:
- the CDCA3 gene encoding cell division cycle-associated protein 3 isoform X2, giving the protein MGSAKSAPVTPARPPPHNKLLARVADPRSPSAGILRTPIQVESSPQVNLPAGEQQEDPNQAQDSDPRSPTLGIARTPMKTSSGEPPSPLVKQLSEVFETEAPKSNLPPEPVLPLEATSSSELDLPLGTQFSLEDQMPPWSQTELPSKQVFPKEEAGQPSETPMASQGSDKPLRDPETPRSSGSKHNRRKTNGKALGRSPLTILQDDNSPGTLPPRQGKWPSPLSENPRELKEGASLGSGRLLKTGGRMWEQDQDQDKENQHFPNLVEN; this is encoded by the exons ATGGGTTCAGCCAAGAGCGCCCCAGTCACTCCGGCGCGGCCCCCGCCGCACAACAAGCTTCTGGCCCGAGTGGCGGACCCCCGTTCACCTAGCGCCGGCATCCTGCGCACTCCCATCCAG GTGGAGAGCTCTCCACAGGTAAACCTACCAGCAGGCGAGCAGCAGGAGGATCCTAATCAGGCCCAAGACTCAGATCCCCGCTCTCCTACCCTTGGTATTGCACGGACACCTATGAAGACCAGCAGTGGAG AGCCCCCAAGCCCACTGGTGAAACAGCTGAGTGAAGTATTTGAGACTGAAGCCCCCAAGTCGAATCTTCCCCCAGAGCCTGTTCTGCCCCTAGAGGCAACTTCATCTTCTGAATTGGACTTGCCTCTGGGCACTCAGTTTTCCCTTGAGGACCAGATGCCACCCTGGAGCCAGACTGAGCTCCCCTCCAAGCAGGTTTTTCCCAAGGAGGAAGCAGGACAGCCCTCAGAAACCCCCATGGCCAGCCAGGGCTCGGACAAGCCCTTGAGAGACCCTGAGACTCCCCGATCTTCAG GTTCTAAGCACAATAGACGGAAAACAAATGGCAAGGCACTAGGGAGATCTCCCCTCACCATCCTACAAGATGACAACTCCCCTGGAACTCTACCACCACGGCAG GGTAAGTGGCCTTCTCCCCTGAGTGAAAATCCTAGGGAACTAAAGGAAGGGGCCTCTCTGGGATCTGGACGACTTCTGAAAACTGGAGGCCGCATGTGGGagcaggaccaggaccaggacaAGGAGAATCAGCACTTTCCAAACTTGGTGGAGAACTAG
- the P3H3 gene encoding prolyl 3-hydroxylase 3: MLRLLRLLLLLLLLPPPGSPEPPGLAPLSPAAPPQAPDLLYADGLRAYAAGAWAPAVALLREALRSRAALGRARRDCGALCAAEPGAALPAVPLDAPGRDSGPGRAQGAWERLLLRAALRRAECLTQCGARRLGPGGAARLRVGSALRDAFRRREPYNYLQRAYYQLKKLDLAAAAAHTFFVANPTHLQMREDMAKYRRMSRVRPQSFRDLETPPHWAAYDEGLELLGRQEAGLALPRLEEALQEILAQMESCRAGCEGPEEQQSEEEEEGAGSQGGLYEIIAGHWIRVLQCRQRCVGDTATRPGRSFPVPDFLPSLLRQLHKAHAQVGNLSQAMENVLSVLLFYPEDETAKKVLNEYQTQLGEPRPGLGPREDIQRFILRSLGEKRHLYYAMEHLGASFKDPDPWTPAAVIPEALREKLREDQEKRPWDHEPPQPKPLTHWKDVLLLEGVTLTHDARQLNGSERVVLDGLLTPAECGVLLQLAKDATEAGARSGYRGRRSPHSPHERFEGLTVLKAAQLAHAGAVGSQGAKLLLEVSERVRTLTQAYFSPERPLHLSFTQLVCRSAIEGEQDQRMDLSHPVHADNCVLDPDTGECWREPPAYTYRDYSGLLYLNDDFHGGDLFFTEPNALTVTAQVRPRCGRLVAFSSGGENPHGVWAVTRGRRCALALWHTWAPEHREQEWAEAKELLKEPEEEEEEEEEEEEMPSRDPSPEPPSRRLQRVQDKTGKLPRVREEL; encoded by the exons ATGCTCCGGCTCCTCCggttgctgctgctactgctgctgctgcccccgCCGGGGTCCCCCGAGCCCCCGGGCCTGGCCCCGCTGTCCCCGGCGGCGCCCCCCCAGGCTCCCGACTTGCTCTACGCCGACGGTCTGCGCGCCTACGCGGCCGGGGCTTGGGCGCCGGCCGTGGCGCTGCTGCGGGAGGCGCTGCGGAGCCGGGCGGCGCTGGGCCGCGCGCGCCGGGACTGCGGGGCGCTCTGCGCGGCGGAGCCGGGGGCCGCGCTCCCCGCGGTGCCGCTCGACGCCCCGGGGCGGGACTCGGGGCCCGGCCGGGCGCAGGGGGCCTGGGAGCGCCTGCTGCTCCGCGCGGCGCTCCGCCGGGCCGAGTGCCTGACCCAGTGCGGGGCGCGGAGGctgggccccgggggcgcggcgCGGCTCCGCGTGGGGAGCGCGCTGCGGGACGCCTTCCGCCGCCGGGAGCCCTACAACTACCTGCAGAGGGCCTACTACCAG CTGAAGAAGTTGGATCTGGCAGCAGCGGCAGCACACACCTTCTTTGTAGCAAACCCAACACACTTGCAGATGCGGGAGGACATGGCTAAGTACAGACGCATGTCTCGGGTGCGGCCCCAGAGCTTCCGGGACCTGGAAACACCACCACACTGG GCAGCCTATGATGAGGGCCTGGAGCTACTGGGGCgccaggaggcagggctggcttTGCCCAGGCTGGAGGAGGCCCTGCAGGAGATCCTGGCCCAGATGGAGAGCTGCCGGGCTGGCTGTGAAGGACCTGAGGAGCAGcagagtgaggaagaggaggaaggggctgggagccagggaggCCTCTATGAGATCATTGCAG GGCACTGGATTCGGGTCCTGCAGTGCCGGCAGCGCTGTGTGGGAGACACAGCCACGCGTCCTGGCCGCAGCTTCCCTGTCCCTGACTTCCTCCCCAGCCTGCTGAGGCAGCTGCACAAGGCCCATGCTCAGG tggggaatctgtccCAAGCTATGGAAAATGTCCTGAGTGTTCTGCTCTTCTACCCGGAGGATGAGACTGCCAAGAAGGTCCTGAATGAGTACCAGACCCAGCTGGGAGAGCCAAGACCTGGCCTCGGGCCAAGAGAG GACATCCAGCGCTTCATCCTTCGATCTCTGGGGGAGAAGAGACACCTCTACTATGCCATGGAGCACCTGGGGGCCAGCTTCAAGGATCCG gatccctggaccccagcaGCTGTCATCCCTGAGGCGCTCAGAGAAAAGCTCAG AGAGGATCAAGAGAAGAGGCCTTGGGACCATGAGCCGCCACAGCCGAAGCCCTTGACTCACTGGAAGG ATGTGCTCCTCCTGGAGGGGGTAACCCTAACCCATGACGCAAGACAGCTGAATGGGTCAGAGCGTGTGGTGTTGGACGGGCTGCTCAcccctgctgagtgtggggtGCTGCTGCAGCTGGCCAAG GATGCCACTGAGGCTGGAGCCAGATCTGGCTATCGAGGCCGCCGCTCCCCTCACAGCCCCCATGAACGCTTCGAGGGGCTCACGGTGCTCAAGGCTGCACAG CTGGCACACGCTGGAGCCGTGGGCAGTCAGGGGGCTAAGCTGCTTCTGGAGGTGAGCGAGCGTGTGAGGACCTTGACACAGGCTTACTTCTCCCCGGAGCGGCCGTTGCATCTCTCCTTCACGCAGCTGGTGTGCCGTAGCGCCATAGAAG GAGAGCAGGACCAGCGCATGGACCTGAGTCACCCGGTGCATGCAGACAATTGTGTCCTGGACCCTGACACGGGGGAGTGCTGGCGGGAGCCCCCAGCCTATACCTATCGGGACTACAG TGGGCTCCTCTACCTCAATGATGACTTCCACGGTGGGGACCTGTTCTTCACAGAGCCCAATGCCCTCACAGTCACA GCTCAGGTTCGGCCTCGCTGTGGACGGCTTGTGGCCTTCAGCTCCGGTGGGGAGAATCCCCATGGTGTGTGGGCTGTGACACGCGGGCGGCGCTGCGCCCTGGCACTGTGGCACACCTGGGCGCCTGAGCACAGGGAGCAG GAGTGGGCAGAAGCCAAAGAGCTGCTaaaggagccagaggaggaggaggaagaggaggaagaagaggaagaaatgccCAGCAGAGACCCCTCCCCAGAACCCCCCAGCCGCAGGCTGCAGCGGGTCCAGGACAAGACTGGGAAACTGCCTCGGGTCCGAGAGGAACTATGA
- the GPR162 gene encoding probable G-protein coupled receptor 162 produces the protein MARGGAGAEEASLRSNALSWLACGLLALLANAWIILSISAKQQKHKPLELLLCFLAGTHILMAAVPLTTFAVVQLRRQASSDYDWNESICKVFVSTYYTLALATCFTVASLSYHRMWMVRWPVNYRLSNAKKQALHAVMGIWMVSFILSTLPSIGWHNNGERYYARGCQFIVSKIGLGFGVCFSLLLLGGIVMGLVCVAITFYQTLWARPRRARLGGPRAGAGGGAKGAGPGGLGTRPAFEVPAIVVEDARGKRRSSLDGSESAKTSLQVTNLVSAIVFLYDSLTGVPILVVSFFSLKSDSAPPWMVLAVLWCSMAQTLLLPSFIWSCERYRADVRTVWEQCVAIMSEEDGDDDGGCDDYADGRVCKVRFDANGATGPGSRDPSQVKLLPGRHMLFPPLERVHYLQVPLSRRLSHDETNIFSTPRAPGSILHKWSSSDDIRVLPAQSRALGGPPEYLGRRQRLEDEEDEEEGEGGGLASLRQFLEGGVLGSGGGPPRGPGFFREEITTFIDETPLPSPTASPGPSPRRPRPLGLSPRRLSLGSPDSRAVGLPLGLSAGRRCSLTGGEGSARPWGGSWGPGNPIFPQLTL, from the exons ATGGCtcggggaggagcaggggcagaggaggccTCCCTGCGCTCAAACGCCTTGTCCTGGCTTGCCTGTGGGCTCCTGGCGCTGCTGGCCAATGCCTGGATCATCCTCAGCATCTCGGCCAAGCAGCAGAAGCACAAGCCGCTGGAGTTGCTGCTCTGCTTCCTGGCGGGCACACACATACTCATGGCGGCTGTGCCCCTCACCACCTTCGCTGTGGTGCAGCTACGGCGCCAGGCTTCCTCCGACTATGACTGGAACGAGAGCATCTGCAAGGTCTTCGTGTCCACCTACTATACCCTGGCCCTGGCCACCTGCTTCACAGTCGCCTCACTCTCCTACCATCGCATGTGGATGGTGCGTTGGCCTGTCAACTACCGCCTTAGCAACGCCAAGAAGCAGGCACTGCACGCTGTCATGGGCATCTGGATGGTCAGCTTCATCCTCTCCACACTACCCTCCATTGGCTGGCACAACAATGGCGAGCGGTACTATGCCCGTGGCTGCCAGTTCATAGTCTCCAAGATCGGCCTGGGCTTTGGCGTGTGCTTCAGCCTCTTGCTACTTGGGGGCATTGTCATGGGGCTGGTCTGTGTGGCCATCACCTTCTACCAGACATTGTGGGCCAGGCCCCGGAGGGCTCGGCTGGGCGGCCcgagagcaggggctgggggtggtgccaagggggctgggccaggggggTTGGGTACCCGGCCAGCCTTTGAGGTGCCAGCCATTGTGGTGGAGGATGCCAGAGGGAAGCGGCGGTCCTCGCTGGATGGCTCTGAGTCGGCCAAGACATCCCTGCAGGTCACCAACTTGGTCAGCGCCATCGTCTTTCTCTATGACTCACTCACAGGGGTGCCCATCTTG GTGGTGAGCTTCTTCTCCCTTAAGTCGGACTCGGCTCCGCCGTGGATGGTGCTGGCTGTGCTGTGGTGCTCCATGGCACAGACACTGCTGCTGCCCTCCTTCATCTGGTCCTGCGAGCGCTACCGGGCCGACGTGCGCACCGTGTGGGAGCAGTGCGTGGCCATCATGTCCGAGGAGGACGGCGACGACG ACGGGGGCTGTGATGACTATGCAGATGGCCGAGTGTGTAAAGTTCGCTTTGATGCTAACGGTGCCACAGGACCAGGGAGCAGGGACCCCTCCCAGGTGAAGCTGCTGCCTGGACGGCACATGCTCTTTCCCCCTCTTGAGAGGGTCCACTACTTACAG GTCCCTCTATCCCGCCGTCTGTCCCATGATGAGACCAACATCTTCTCTACTCCTCGGGCACCAGGCTCCATCCTGCATAAGTGGTCATCCTCTGATGACATCCGGGTCCTCCCAGCCCAGAGCCGAGCCCTGGGGGGCCCTCCTGAGTACCTGGGTCGGAGGCAAAGGctggaggatgaggaggatgaggaggaaggtGAAGGTGGAGGGCTGGCTAGCCTTCGCCAATTCCTGGAGGGTGGGGTATTGGGGTCAGGTGGGGGACCTCCACGGGGTCCTGGCTTCTTCCGGGAAGAGATCACCACCTTCATCGATGAGACACCTCTGCCTTCTCCGACTGCTTCCCCAGGACCCTCTCCTCGCCGGCCCAGACCCCTGGGCCTCTCACCCCGCAGGCTCTCCCTTGGGTCCCCTGACAGCAGAGCCGTTGGACTTCCTTTGGGGTTAAGTGCGGGGAGACGCTGTTCCCTGACAGGGGGTGAGGGGAGCGCAAGACCTTGGGGAGGATCCTGGGGCCCAGGTAACCCCATCTTCCCCCAGCTGACCCTGTGA
- the GNB3 gene encoding guanine nucleotide-binding protein G(I)/G(S)/G(T) subunit beta-3, translated as MGEMEQLRQEAEQLKKQIADARKACADTTLAELVSGLEVVGRVQMRTRRTLRGHLAKIYAMHWATDSKLLVSASQDGKLIVWDTYTTNKVHAIPLRSSWVMTCAYAPSGNFVACGGLDNMCSIYSLKSREGNVKVSRELSAHTGYLSCCRFLDDNNIVTSSGDTTCALWDIETGQQKTVFVGHTGDCMSLAVSPDFKLFISGACDASAKLWDVREGTCRQTFTGHESDINAICFFPNGEAICTGSDDASCRLFDLRADQELTAYSDESIICGITSVAFSLSGRLLFAGYDDFNCNIWDSMKGERVGILSGHDNRVSCLGVTADGMAVATGSWDSFLKVWN; from the exons ATGGGGGAGATGGAGCAGCTACGGCAGGAAGCAGAGCAGCTCAAGAAGCAGATTGCA GATGCCAGGAAAGCCTGTGCTGACACTACTCTGGCAGAG CTGGTGTCAGGCCTAGAGGTTGTAGGAAGAGTCCAGATGCGGACACGGCGGACGTTAAGGGGACACCTAGCCAAGATCTATGCCATGCACTGGGCCACCGATTCCAA GCTGCTGGTAAGTGCCTCGCAAGATGGGAAGCTGATCGTGTGGGACACCTATACCACCAATAAG GTGCATGCTATCCCACTGCGCTCCTCTTGGGTCATGACCTGTGCCTATGCACCATCAGGGAACTTTGTGGCATGCGGGGGGCTGGACAACATGTGCTCCATCTACAGCCTCAAATCCCGTGAGGGTAATGTCAAGGTCAGCCGGGAGCTGTCTGCTCACACAG GATATCTCTCCTGCTGCCGCTTCCTGGATGACAACAACATTGTGACCAGTTCTGGAGACACCACTTG TGCTCTGTGGGATATCGAGACCGGGCAGCAAAAGACGGTGTTTGTGGGACACACGGGGGATTGCATGAGTCTGGCTGTGTCTCCTGACTTCAAACTCTTCATTTCGGGGGCCTGTGACGCCAGCGCCAAGCTCTGGGATGTGCGGGAGGGGACCTGCCGGCAGACTTTCACTGGCCATGAGTCCGACATCAATGCTATCTGT TTTTTCCCCAACGGAGAGGCCATCTGCACAGGCTCGGACGACGCCTCCTGCCGCCTGTTTGACCTGCGGGCTGACCAGGAGCTGACTGCCTACTCCGACGAGAGCATCATCTGTGGCATCACATCTGTGGCCTTCTCCCTCAGCGGCCGCCTGCTCTTTGCAGGCTACGACGACTTCAATTGCAACATCTGGGACTCCATGAAGGGCGAGCGTGTGG gcATCCTCTCTGGCCATGACAACAGGGTCAGCTGCCTAGGGGTCACAGCTGATGGGATGGCTGTGGCCACTGGCTCCTGGGACAGCTTCCTCAAAGTCTGGAACTAA
- the CDCA3 gene encoding cell division cycle-associated protein 3 isoform X1 — MTRCAGGGSHTRAYRSLRRLHQWNQGRGRGGRFETRRRELRLQFLCSQKRNRGPVESSPQVNLPAGEQQEDPNQAQDSDPRSPTLGIARTPMKTSSGEPPSPLVKQLSEVFETEAPKSNLPPEPVLPLEATSSSELDLPLGTQFSLEDQMPPWSQTELPSKQVFPKEEAGQPSETPMASQGSDKPLRDPETPRSSGSKHNRRKTNGKALGRSPLTILQDDNSPGTLPPRQGKWPSPLSENPRELKEGASLGSGRLLKTGGRMWEQDQDQDKENQHFPNLVEN, encoded by the exons ATGACTCGCTGCGCTGGAGGCGGGTCTCACACACGGGCCTATAGGAGCCTGCGGCGGCTCCACCAATGGAATCAAGGCAGGGGGCGTGGCGGGAGGTTTGAAACTCGGCGTCGGGAGTTGAGGCTCCAGTTCTTGTGCTCCCAAAAGAGGAATCGGGGCCCG GTGGAGAGCTCTCCACAGGTAAACCTACCAGCAGGCGAGCAGCAGGAGGATCCTAATCAGGCCCAAGACTCAGATCCCCGCTCTCCTACCCTTGGTATTGCACGGACACCTATGAAGACCAGCAGTGGAG AGCCCCCAAGCCCACTGGTGAAACAGCTGAGTGAAGTATTTGAGACTGAAGCCCCCAAGTCGAATCTTCCCCCAGAGCCTGTTCTGCCCCTAGAGGCAACTTCATCTTCTGAATTGGACTTGCCTCTGGGCACTCAGTTTTCCCTTGAGGACCAGATGCCACCCTGGAGCCAGACTGAGCTCCCCTCCAAGCAGGTTTTTCCCAAGGAGGAAGCAGGACAGCCCTCAGAAACCCCCATGGCCAGCCAGGGCTCGGACAAGCCCTTGAGAGACCCTGAGACTCCCCGATCTTCAG GTTCTAAGCACAATAGACGGAAAACAAATGGCAAGGCACTAGGGAGATCTCCCCTCACCATCCTACAAGATGACAACTCCCCTGGAACTCTACCACCACGGCAG GGTAAGTGGCCTTCTCCCCTGAGTGAAAATCCTAGGGAACTAAAGGAAGGGGCCTCTCTGGGATCTGGACGACTTCTGAAAACTGGAGGCCGCATGTGGGagcaggaccaggaccaggacaAGGAGAATCAGCACTTTCCAAACTTGGTGGAGAACTAG